CCAAGGGGCGGGATTGTACGCATAGGTGTAGGTTTCCGCCGGGCTTACCTGTTCGATCAGTTCGATGCGGTCGCAGGTCTTTACCCATTTTGCAGCGGAATCCAAATCGTTGAAAACCGCGATTAGGGTGGAGAGGCGCGCGGGAATCCGGGCAACGCCTTTGAATTGTTTGAATCCTGTGCCTTCCACTCCCCGCGTATAGACTTTTATACCGTCTTCGTCTTTCGCAAGTTTCCAGTCGCCGGCGAGTGCCGTAACGGTTGAAAGAAGTAGGATGATGATGGGCAGTTTTATCATTTGAAGGTGCATGTCGTAATTTAGGATGGTTTGTTCGGATAATCCAGGTCGAGGAGTTTCGCGGGGCAGGTTCCGGCCTGGTTCCAGTGGGTGGAATCCAGATGGATCGTGGCGATGGCGCAGGTGGGCATGCCCTCGATCCGGACGCCTGTAAGTTGGCTGGCCAGCCAGGTCATCGCCGGATTGTGGCCAATCAGCATGGCCGAGTCCAGCCGGTCATCGAGGTCCTGCACGATCTCCATCAGCATTCCGGCTGAGGCTTCATAAATGTTTTCGTTGTCGGTGGTGTCGATCCCCAGATCCAGCAACTCGAGGGTCTCGCGCGCCCGTTTGGCGGGGCTGCAGACGATGGCGCCGGGCAGGGCGTTGCGTTCCTTCAGCCGCCGGCCCATTTCGGGGGCGTCTCGCCGACCACGCTTGTTGAGCGGGCGGTCGAAGTCGGCCTTGCCGGTATTCCAGTCGGATTTCGCGTGGCGCACTAGATAGAGGGTTTTGGGCATACGGCTCCTTTGGGTAGAGGTCGAAGCATGCGTTTTCCGGAGCCGTCAGGAAACAATTTATTGCAGTTCATTGCGCCCTTCGAGTATGTCGGCAACCTTGTTTGGGTCACCATGCCCAGTGGGCTGGTCATCAAGATCGAGTCCGATGTCAAGTTGCTCAAGGTCGGCGACCTCTTCGGAACCGACATGAAGTTGCTTGAGTAGGCGTATTGCGTATTTATTTTCCGGTCAAGGAGTGCCCATGGCAATACGTAATACGCAGTACGTAGTAGAATCATTTTGCCCAACTCCGCCTGCCCGTCTATATTCGCCGCTCGCAAACAATTTAGGGAGAAAGAAATGATTACAGCCATCAGCCCGATCGACGGGCGCTATGCATCCAAGGTTGCCGAATTGACCGAATGTTTTTCCGAATACGCGCTCGTGCGCAACCGCGTTCGGGTCGAAGTCCTTTGGCTCATGGCGCTCTGCGCCGAGGCCGGCATTCCCGAATGCCGTGCGCTGACCACCGAGGAGCAAACCCTGCTCATCGGCATTGTCGAAGACTTCACTCCGCAGGAAGCCGAAAAGGTCAAGGAGATCGAGCGCACCACCAACCACGATGTCAAGGCGGTCGAATACTACCTCAAGAAAAAGATCGAGGGCACCTCGCTCGAAGAACTCTCCGAGTTCCTGCACTTCGCCTGCACCTCCGAGGATATCAACAACCTCTCCCACGCGCTCATGCTCAAGGACGGCCTCGCCGCGCTGCTGCCGCACCAGCAGGAGCTGATCGACCAGCTCAAGGGCTTCGCCGCAGCGTGGAAAGCCGTACCCATGCTCGCCCGCACCCACGGGCAGACCGCTTCCCCGACCACCATCGGCAAGGAGCTCGCCGTCTTCGCCGACCGCCTCGACATGCAGAAGGCCAAAGCCGAAGCCGTCGAAATCCTCGGCAAGCTCAACGGGGCCGTCGGCAACTTCAACGCGCATCTCTCCGCCTATCCGGACGTCGATTGGCCGGCGCTCGCCAAGGGCGTCATCGAAGGGGAGCTCGGCCTCAGGCAAAACCGCTTCACCACCCAGATCGAGCCCCACGACTACATGGCCGAACTCTTCGATGCCATCAGCCGCTTCAACACCATCCTGATCGACCTCGACCGCGACATCTGGACCTACATTTCCATGGCCTATTTCGGCCAGAAAACCATCAAGGGCGAAGTGGGTTCCTCCACCATGCCGCACAAGGTCAACCCGATCGACTTCGAGAACTCCGAGGGCAACCTGGGCCTGGCCAACGCCATCTTCGGCCACCTCTCCGCCAAGCTGCCGGTCTCGCGCCTCCAGCGCGACCTCACCGACTCCACCGTCCTGCGCAACATGGGCGTCGGCTTTGGCTACAGCATGATCGCCTACCTCTCCACGCTCAAGGGATTCGGCAAGCTCAAGCTCCGCGAGGACAACCTCGCCTCCGATCTCGACAACGCCTGGGAAGTGCTGGCCGAGCCCATCCAGACCATCATGCGCAAGGCCGGAATCGAAAAACCCTACGAAAAGCTCAAGGACCTCACCCGCGGGCAGGACAAGATCACCAAGGAAACCATCCGGCAGTTTGTCGAAACGCTGGAACTCGATCCCGCCGACAAGCAACGCCTGCTCGATATGTCGCCCGCCACCTACGTGGGGATGGGCGAACAAATCGCCGAACTCCTCGGTTGAATGCCCCCTAGATCCGTTCGATGGAGAGGCCCTTGAACAGCACCCAGGTGGCCGATCCCTCGCAAAGGCCGAGCTCCTGCTCCGTACCCGGAGTGATCTCCGCGAACAGGATGCCGGCCGGGGTTTCGATATGGCAGATGGAGCGGTCGTCGGTATGGATGATTTTCAGGACACTGCCCGGCAGCTGGTTCCGTATCGAGATGGAGCCCATCCGCTGCGTCGCCAGCACAATCTGGTTGGCGGCGATGCCCAGGCTGATCTCCCGCCCGGGCTCCAGGCCGGAGTCGCGTTTCATCTCGATGGTGTAGTCCGGATTGCGCGGAACTTCGAGCAGGGTGATGCCCTTGGTCTCGTCGTGTTTCCGGACGCGCACGCGAATCATGTTGGTCAGGTCGGCGCCCTTGAGTTCGGAGAGGGTGGCCGGATTGCGAACCAGCTGGTCGAGCGTATTGTTTCCAACCACCGAACCTTCGCGCATCAGCAACAGCTGGTCGGTCAGTTGCAGGATCTCCCCGAGATCGTGGCTGATGAGCACCGTCGGGATTTTTAGCGATTGGTGCACCTGGGCCAGGAAGGGCAGGATTTGCGACTTGAGGGAAACATCGAGCCCGCTGACCGGCTCGTCCATGAGCATGAGGCGCGGATTCGAGAGCAGGGTGCGCCCAATGGCGATGCGCTGCTTCTCCCCGCCCGAAAGATCGTCCACGGCCCGGTGGATCAGATGGCCGATGTTCAGAAGCTCGACGATGTCGTCGAAGGAATAGGGCCGATCCAGCGTTCGCCCCTTAACGCATTCCCCCGCGCGCAGGTTTTGCTCGACCGACCAATGGGGGAAGAGGCGGGCATCCTGGAACAC
This DNA window, taken from Pontiella desulfatans, encodes the following:
- a CDS encoding SixA phosphatase family protein, producing the protein MPKTLYLVRHAKSDWNTGKADFDRPLNKRGRRDAPEMGRRLKERNALPGAIVCSPAKRARETLELLDLGIDTTDNENIYEASAGMLMEIVQDLDDRLDSAMLIGHNPAMTWLASQLTGVRIEGMPTCAIATIHLDSTHWNQAGTCPAKLLDLDYPNKPS
- the modC gene encoding molybdenum ABC transporter ATP-binding protein, which encodes MKLDVDIYLKQGRFLLDAQFKCFESALGIFGPSGCGKSTLFRALAGLVRPDGGHIILGGQTLFDASRRVFVPPHRRHIGLVFQDARLFPHWSVEQNLRAGECVKGRTLDRPYSFDDIVELLNIGHLIHRAVDDLSGGEKQRIAIGRTLLSNPRLMLMDEPVSGLDVSLKSQILPFLAQVHQSLKIPTVLISHDLGEILQLTDQLLLMREGSVVGNNTLDQLVRNPATLSELKGADLTNMIRVRVRKHDETKGITLLEVPRNPDYTIEMKRDSGLEPGREISLGIAANQIVLATQRMGSISIRNQLPGSVLKIIHTDDRSICHIETPAGILFAEITPGTEQELGLCEGSATWVLFKGLSIERI
- the purB gene encoding adenylosuccinate lyase translates to MITAISPIDGRYASKVAELTECFSEYALVRNRVRVEVLWLMALCAEAGIPECRALTTEEQTLLIGIVEDFTPQEAEKVKEIERTTNHDVKAVEYYLKKKIEGTSLEELSEFLHFACTSEDINNLSHALMLKDGLAALLPHQQELIDQLKGFAAAWKAVPMLARTHGQTASPTTIGKELAVFADRLDMQKAKAEAVEILGKLNGAVGNFNAHLSAYPDVDWPALAKGVIEGELGLRQNRFTTQIEPHDYMAELFDAISRFNTILIDLDRDIWTYISMAYFGQKTIKGEVGSSTMPHKVNPIDFENSEGNLGLANAIFGHLSAKLPVSRLQRDLTDSTVLRNMGVGFGYSMIAYLSTLKGFGKLKLREDNLASDLDNAWEVLAEPIQTIMRKAGIEKPYEKLKDLTRGQDKITKETIRQFVETLELDPADKQRLLDMSPATYVGMGEQIAELLG